A stretch of Ipomoea triloba cultivar NCNSP0323 chromosome 11, ASM357664v1 DNA encodes these proteins:
- the LOC115995584 gene encoding probable serine/threonine-protein kinase SIS8 isoform X3 yields the protein MDGFYDLYGIQTESTSSKMPSLVDLQRTRVSDHISWEAILVNRAADSKLLKLEQRALEIAVRSRSESLSFVGGDLVQKLAALVSDHMGGPVVDPDNMLIAWKNLSYKLKKTHGSMVLPLGSLTIGLARHRALLFKVLADSVGVPCRLVKGQQYTGSDDVAMNFVKIDDGREYIVDLMAAPGALIPSDTAGGHGDYEDFLSTSPMSKDVDSSHTASSSSGAATSLEELNGYDKGSSRLRESITLGKESLSPRDSEYQITAEGRDNKSSGDIEKPYNAKKELGWDNPARITHPYSHARSPSWTEGVSSPAVRRMKVKDVSQYMMDAAKENPNLAQKLHDVLLESGVVAPPNLFAEIYSDELDVSTLEAKSTVDEENWERDNLQRKKGRDDLDRAHFLPPLPYHGTCSKGTPRGQLGHIVEEEELVSPKKEVPPMKYNKNMPVAAAAAAAAAVVASSMVVAAAKTTADPNVDLPVAAAATATAAAVVATTAAVSKQYDNLDFSVNSPESPPAFFNPLEWVRSDGDADATVGEQQGSGERVREAQGTNSEGERISDRSTGSAKSDSMLDDVADCEIPWEDISMGERIGLGSYGEVYRGEWHGTEVAVKKFLDQDIIGESLEEFKSEVRIMKRLRHPNVVLFMGAVTRPPNLSIVTEFLHRGSLYRLIHRPNNQLDERKRLRMALDAARGMNYLHNCTPMIVHRDLKSPNLLVDKNWVVKVCDFGLSRMKHSTFLSSRSTAGTAEWMAPEVLRNEPSDEKCDVYSYGVILWELCTLQQPWGGMNPMQVVGAVGFQHRRLDIPDDMDPAIADIIRKCWQTDPRLRPSFAEIMAALKPLQKPITGSQASKAVASRSQEKGQSSKT from the exons ATGGATGGTTTCTATGACCTATATGGCATCCAGACAGAGTCCACTTCATCAAAAATGCCTTCCCTTGTTGATCTGCAGCGAACACGTGTATCAGATCACATTAGTTGGGAAGCCATTCTGGTCAATAGAGCTGCTGACTCCAAGTTGTTGAAACTTGAACAGAGGGCTTTGGAGATAGCAGTCAGGTCAAGGTCTGAATCCTTAAGCTTTGTAGGTGGAGATTTGGTGCAGAAACTTGCTGCTTTAGTTTCTGACCACATGGGAGGGCCTGTAGTGGATCCGGACAATATGTTAATAGCATGGAAAAACCttagttataaattaaaaaaaactcatGGAAGCATGGTTTTGCCTCTTGGTTCTTTGACCATTGGATTGGCTCGTCATCGTGCATTGCTGTTCAAG GTTTTGGCTGATAGTGTGGGTGTCCCTTGTCGACTAGTGAAAGGACAGCAATATACGGGATCCGATGATGTTGCAATGAATTTTGTAAAGATTGATGATGGAAG AGAGTACATTGTAGATTTGATGGCAGCCCCTGGCGCTCTTATTCCATCTGACACTGCAGGAGGGCATGGAGACTATGAAGATTTCCTTTCCACCAGTCCAATGTCTAAAGATGTTGACTCCTCACATACAGCATCCTCTAGCAGTGGGGCTGCTACTTCGTTGGAGGAACTCAATGGATATGATAAGGGGTCATCCAGATTGAGAGAAAGTATAACTTTAGGAAAGGAGTCTTTGTCTCCCAGGGACTCAGAATACCAGATTACGGCTGAGGGAAGAGATAACAAGTCCTCAGGTGATATTGAAAAGCCTTACAATGCAAAAAAGGAGCTGGGATGGGACAATCCTGCCAGAATTACTCATCCTTATTCACATGCAAGATCTCCATCCTGGACTGAAGGGGTTAGCTCCCCAGCTGTACGTAGAATGAAAGTGAAAGATGTTTCACAGTACATGATGGATGCTGCCAAAGAAAACCCAAATCTAGCCCAGAAACTTCATGATGTCTTACTTGAAAGCGGAGTTGTTGCACCTCCAAACTTGTTTGCTGAAATTTATTCAGATGAATTAGATGTGTCAACATTGGAAGCTAAATCGACAGTTGATGAGGAAAATTGGGAGAGAGATAACTTGCAGAGAAAGAAGGGCAGAGATGATCTTGACCGAGCGCACTTCTTGCCTCCCCTGCCATATCATGGTACATGTTCCAAGGGAACTCCACGTGGACAGTTGGGGCACATTGTAGAGGAAGAAGAGCTGGTTTCTCCGAAGAAAGAAGTCCCCCCCATgaagtataataaaaatatgccTGTTGCTGCAGCAgcagctgctgctgctgctgttgttgCATCTTCAATGGTAGTAGCTGCTGCAAAGACTACTGCTGATCCAAATGTTGACCTCCCTGTAGCAGCTGCAGCTACAGCTACAGCAGCAGCTGTGGTGGCAACTACTGCAGCTGTCAGTAAGCAATATGATAATTTGGATTTCTCTGTTAATTCGCCAGAAAGTCCTCCTGCATTTTTTAATCCTTTAGAATGGGTAAGAAGTGATGGAGATGCAGATGCTACTGTTGGTGAGCAGCAGGGAAGTGGTGAACGAGTGCGCGAAGCACAGGGTACAAATTCAGAGGGTGAAAGAATATCAGATAGGTCAACAGGTAGTGCAAAATCCGATTCGATGCTTGATGATGTAGCAGATTGTGAGATTCCTTGGGAGGATATTTCCATGGGAGAACGTATTGGACTTG GATCCTATGGGGAGGTATATCGTGGAGAATGGCATGGAACT GAAGTTGCTGTCAAGAAGTTTTTGGACCAAGATATTATTGGTGAATCCCTTGAAGAATTCAAAAGCGAG GTACGGATCATGAAAAGACTTAGGCATCCTAATGTTGTTCTTTTCATGGGAGCTGTTACTCGGCCTCCAAATCTTTCAATTGTTACTGAATTTCTACATCG AGGTAGTTTGTACAGACTGATACATCGTCCCAACAATCAATTAGATGAACGCAAACGATTAAGGATGGCTCTTGATGCT GCTCGAGGTATGAACTATTTGCACAATTGCACTCCAATGATAGTTCATCGTGATTTGAAGTCTCCAAATCTCCTTGTTGATAAGAACTGGGTTGTCAAG GTATGCGATTTTGGGTTATCAAGAATGAAGCATAGCAcatttctttcttcaaggtcAACAGCAGGGACG GCGGAGTGGATGGCACCAGAAGTGCTGCGAAATGAGCCTTCGGATGAGAA ATGCGACGTATATAGCTATGGCGTCATACTATGGGAGCTTTGCACGCTGCAGCAACCATGGGGAGGGATGAACCCGATGCAAGTTGTTGGTGCTGTTGGATTTCAGCACCGTCGTCTAGACATACCAGACGACATGGATCCTGCCATTGCGGACATCATTAGAAAGTGCTGGCAAAC aGACCCAAGATTACGCCCTTCGTTTGCTGAAATCATGGCTGCGCTAAAGCCTCTGCAGAAGCCTATTACTGGCTCCCAAGCGTCGAAGGCAGTGGCGTCGAGAAGCCAAGAGAAGGGCCAGTCGTCGAAGACTTGA
- the LOC115995584 gene encoding probable serine/threonine-protein kinase SIS8 isoform X2: protein MKNFLKKLHLGSNQSEDSEGSTSAAKGNRLSDVSSPERNLNSRSHHGSEHNKPFSAISGWLSSVTSRHSSPSPPSSSNVNKVDIMEPSDSVSSCGLEAAMEAVRLECESTNSRDPDIEEEYQIQLALELSAREDPEAVQIEAVKQISLGSCPPENTPAEVVAYRYWNYNALSFDDKIMDGFYDLYGIQTESTSSKMPSLVDLQRTRVSDHISWEAILVNRAADSKLLKLEQRALEIAVRSRSESLSFVGGDLVQKLAALVSDHMGGPVVDPDNMLIAWKNLSYKLKKTHGSMVLPLGSLTIGLARHRALLFKVLADSVGVPCRLVKGQQYTGSDDVAMNFVKIDDGREYIVDLMAAPGALIPSDTAGGHGDYEDFLSTSPMSKDVDSSHTASSSSGAATSLEELNGYDKGSSRLRESITLGKESLSPRDSEYQITAEGRDNKSSGDIEKPYNAKKELGWDNPARITHPYSHARSPSWTEGVSSPAVRRMKVKDVSQYMMDAAKENPNLAQKLHDVLLESGVVAPPNLFAEIYSDELDVSTLEAKSTVDEENWERDNLQRKKGRDDLDRAHFLPPLPYHGTCSKGTPRGQLGHIVEEEELVSPKKEVPPMKYNKNMPVAAAAAAAAAVVASSMVVAAAKTTADPNVDLPVAAAATATAAAVVATTAAVSKQYDNLDFSVNSPESPPAFFNPLEWVRSDGDADATVGEQQGSGERVREAQGTNSEGERISDRSTGSAKSDSMLDDVADCEIPWEDISMGERIGLGSYGEVYRGEWHGTEVAVKKFLDQDIIGESLEEFKSEVRIMKRLRHPNVVLFMGAVTRPPNLSIVTEFLHRGSLYRLIHRPNNQLDERKRLRMALDAARGMNYLHNCTPMIVHRDLKSPNLLVDKNWVVKVCDFGLSRMKHSTFLSSRSTAGTDYLFLFSLP, encoded by the exons ATGAAAAACTTTTTGAAGAAACTCCATTTGGGGTCCAATCAGTCTGAGGATTCAGAAGGGTCAACATCAGCAGCAAAGGGGAATAGGTTGAGTGATGTTTCTTCGCCTGAGAGGAATTTGAACTCTAGATCCCACCATGGCTCTGAGCATAACAAGCCCTTTTCAGCAATTTCTGGATGGCTCAGCTCTGTTACAAGTAGACATAGTAGTCCTagtcctccttcttcttctaaTGTGAATAAAGTTGACATAATGGAACCTTCTGATTCTGTGAGTAGTTGTGGCTTGGAGGCTGCTATGGAAGCAGTGAGGCTCGAGTGTGAGTCTACGAATTCCAGGGATCCCGATATTGAAGAAGAGTATCAAATACAGCTGGCTTTAGAGTTAAGTGCAAGGGAGGATCCTGAGGCAGTTCAGATTGAAGCTGTGAAGCAGATCAGTTTAGGCTCTTGCCCACCCGAAAATACACCAGCAGAAGTTGTAGCATATCGGTATTGG AATTACAATGCTCTTAGCTTTGATGATAAGATCATGGATGGTTTCTATGACCTATATGGCATCCAGACAGAGTCCACTTCATCAAAAATGCCTTCCCTTGTTGATCTGCAGCGAACACGTGTATCAGATCACATTAGTTGGGAAGCCATTCTGGTCAATAGAGCTGCTGACTCCAAGTTGTTGAAACTTGAACAGAGGGCTTTGGAGATAGCAGTCAGGTCAAGGTCTGAATCCTTAAGCTTTGTAGGTGGAGATTTGGTGCAGAAACTTGCTGCTTTAGTTTCTGACCACATGGGAGGGCCTGTAGTGGATCCGGACAATATGTTAATAGCATGGAAAAACCttagttataaattaaaaaaaactcatGGAAGCATGGTTTTGCCTCTTGGTTCTTTGACCATTGGATTGGCTCGTCATCGTGCATTGCTGTTCAAG GTTTTGGCTGATAGTGTGGGTGTCCCTTGTCGACTAGTGAAAGGACAGCAATATACGGGATCCGATGATGTTGCAATGAATTTTGTAAAGATTGATGATGGAAG AGAGTACATTGTAGATTTGATGGCAGCCCCTGGCGCTCTTATTCCATCTGACACTGCAGGAGGGCATGGAGACTATGAAGATTTCCTTTCCACCAGTCCAATGTCTAAAGATGTTGACTCCTCACATACAGCATCCTCTAGCAGTGGGGCTGCTACTTCGTTGGAGGAACTCAATGGATATGATAAGGGGTCATCCAGATTGAGAGAAAGTATAACTTTAGGAAAGGAGTCTTTGTCTCCCAGGGACTCAGAATACCAGATTACGGCTGAGGGAAGAGATAACAAGTCCTCAGGTGATATTGAAAAGCCTTACAATGCAAAAAAGGAGCTGGGATGGGACAATCCTGCCAGAATTACTCATCCTTATTCACATGCAAGATCTCCATCCTGGACTGAAGGGGTTAGCTCCCCAGCTGTACGTAGAATGAAAGTGAAAGATGTTTCACAGTACATGATGGATGCTGCCAAAGAAAACCCAAATCTAGCCCAGAAACTTCATGATGTCTTACTTGAAAGCGGAGTTGTTGCACCTCCAAACTTGTTTGCTGAAATTTATTCAGATGAATTAGATGTGTCAACATTGGAAGCTAAATCGACAGTTGATGAGGAAAATTGGGAGAGAGATAACTTGCAGAGAAAGAAGGGCAGAGATGATCTTGACCGAGCGCACTTCTTGCCTCCCCTGCCATATCATGGTACATGTTCCAAGGGAACTCCACGTGGACAGTTGGGGCACATTGTAGAGGAAGAAGAGCTGGTTTCTCCGAAGAAAGAAGTCCCCCCCATgaagtataataaaaatatgccTGTTGCTGCAGCAgcagctgctgctgctgctgttgttgCATCTTCAATGGTAGTAGCTGCTGCAAAGACTACTGCTGATCCAAATGTTGACCTCCCTGTAGCAGCTGCAGCTACAGCTACAGCAGCAGCTGTGGTGGCAACTACTGCAGCTGTCAGTAAGCAATATGATAATTTGGATTTCTCTGTTAATTCGCCAGAAAGTCCTCCTGCATTTTTTAATCCTTTAGAATGGGTAAGAAGTGATGGAGATGCAGATGCTACTGTTGGTGAGCAGCAGGGAAGTGGTGAACGAGTGCGCGAAGCACAGGGTACAAATTCAGAGGGTGAAAGAATATCAGATAGGTCAACAGGTAGTGCAAAATCCGATTCGATGCTTGATGATGTAGCAGATTGTGAGATTCCTTGGGAGGATATTTCCATGGGAGAACGTATTGGACTTG GATCCTATGGGGAGGTATATCGTGGAGAATGGCATGGAACT GAAGTTGCTGTCAAGAAGTTTTTGGACCAAGATATTATTGGTGAATCCCTTGAAGAATTCAAAAGCGAG GTACGGATCATGAAAAGACTTAGGCATCCTAATGTTGTTCTTTTCATGGGAGCTGTTACTCGGCCTCCAAATCTTTCAATTGTTACTGAATTTCTACATCG AGGTAGTTTGTACAGACTGATACATCGTCCCAACAATCAATTAGATGAACGCAAACGATTAAGGATGGCTCTTGATGCT GCTCGAGGTATGAACTATTTGCACAATTGCACTCCAATGATAGTTCATCGTGATTTGAAGTCTCCAAATCTCCTTGTTGATAAGAACTGGGTTGTCAAG GTATGCGATTTTGGGTTATCAAGAATGAAGCATAGCAcatttctttcttcaaggtcAACAGCAGGGACG GACTACCTATTCCTTTTTAGTTTGCCTTAG
- the LOC115995584 gene encoding probable serine/threonine-protein kinase SIS8 isoform X1 has product MKNFLKKLHLGSNQSEDSEGSTSAAKGNRLSDVSSPERNLNSRSHHGSEHNKPFSAISGWLSSVTSRHSSPSPPSSSNVNKVDIMEPSDSVSSCGLEAAMEAVRLECESTNSRDPDIEEEYQIQLALELSAREDPEAVQIEAVKQISLGSCPPENTPAEVVAYRYWNYNALSFDDKIMDGFYDLYGIQTESTSSKMPSLVDLQRTRVSDHISWEAILVNRAADSKLLKLEQRALEIAVRSRSESLSFVGGDLVQKLAALVSDHMGGPVVDPDNMLIAWKNLSYKLKKTHGSMVLPLGSLTIGLARHRALLFKVLADSVGVPCRLVKGQQYTGSDDVAMNFVKIDDGREYIVDLMAAPGALIPSDTAGGHGDYEDFLSTSPMSKDVDSSHTASSSSGAATSLEELNGYDKGSSRLRESITLGKESLSPRDSEYQITAEGRDNKSSGDIEKPYNAKKELGWDNPARITHPYSHARSPSWTEGVSSPAVRRMKVKDVSQYMMDAAKENPNLAQKLHDVLLESGVVAPPNLFAEIYSDELDVSTLEAKSTVDEENWERDNLQRKKGRDDLDRAHFLPPLPYHGTCSKGTPRGQLGHIVEEEELVSPKKEVPPMKYNKNMPVAAAAAAAAAVVASSMVVAAAKTTADPNVDLPVAAAATATAAAVVATTAAVSKQYDNLDFSVNSPESPPAFFNPLEWVRSDGDADATVGEQQGSGERVREAQGTNSEGERISDRSTGSAKSDSMLDDVADCEIPWEDISMGERIGLGSYGEVYRGEWHGTEVAVKKFLDQDIIGESLEEFKSEVRIMKRLRHPNVVLFMGAVTRPPNLSIVTEFLHRGSLYRLIHRPNNQLDERKRLRMALDAARGMNYLHNCTPMIVHRDLKSPNLLVDKNWVVKVCDFGLSRMKHSTFLSSRSTAGTAEWMAPEVLRNEPSDEKCDVYSYGVILWELCTLQQPWGGMNPMQVVGAVGFQHRRLDIPDDMDPAIADIIRKCWQTDPRLRPSFAEIMAALKPLQKPITGSQASKAVASRSQEKGQSSKT; this is encoded by the exons ATGAAAAACTTTTTGAAGAAACTCCATTTGGGGTCCAATCAGTCTGAGGATTCAGAAGGGTCAACATCAGCAGCAAAGGGGAATAGGTTGAGTGATGTTTCTTCGCCTGAGAGGAATTTGAACTCTAGATCCCACCATGGCTCTGAGCATAACAAGCCCTTTTCAGCAATTTCTGGATGGCTCAGCTCTGTTACAAGTAGACATAGTAGTCCTagtcctccttcttcttctaaTGTGAATAAAGTTGACATAATGGAACCTTCTGATTCTGTGAGTAGTTGTGGCTTGGAGGCTGCTATGGAAGCAGTGAGGCTCGAGTGTGAGTCTACGAATTCCAGGGATCCCGATATTGAAGAAGAGTATCAAATACAGCTGGCTTTAGAGTTAAGTGCAAGGGAGGATCCTGAGGCAGTTCAGATTGAAGCTGTGAAGCAGATCAGTTTAGGCTCTTGCCCACCCGAAAATACACCAGCAGAAGTTGTAGCATATCGGTATTGG AATTACAATGCTCTTAGCTTTGATGATAAGATCATGGATGGTTTCTATGACCTATATGGCATCCAGACAGAGTCCACTTCATCAAAAATGCCTTCCCTTGTTGATCTGCAGCGAACACGTGTATCAGATCACATTAGTTGGGAAGCCATTCTGGTCAATAGAGCTGCTGACTCCAAGTTGTTGAAACTTGAACAGAGGGCTTTGGAGATAGCAGTCAGGTCAAGGTCTGAATCCTTAAGCTTTGTAGGTGGAGATTTGGTGCAGAAACTTGCTGCTTTAGTTTCTGACCACATGGGAGGGCCTGTAGTGGATCCGGACAATATGTTAATAGCATGGAAAAACCttagttataaattaaaaaaaactcatGGAAGCATGGTTTTGCCTCTTGGTTCTTTGACCATTGGATTGGCTCGTCATCGTGCATTGCTGTTCAAG GTTTTGGCTGATAGTGTGGGTGTCCCTTGTCGACTAGTGAAAGGACAGCAATATACGGGATCCGATGATGTTGCAATGAATTTTGTAAAGATTGATGATGGAAG AGAGTACATTGTAGATTTGATGGCAGCCCCTGGCGCTCTTATTCCATCTGACACTGCAGGAGGGCATGGAGACTATGAAGATTTCCTTTCCACCAGTCCAATGTCTAAAGATGTTGACTCCTCACATACAGCATCCTCTAGCAGTGGGGCTGCTACTTCGTTGGAGGAACTCAATGGATATGATAAGGGGTCATCCAGATTGAGAGAAAGTATAACTTTAGGAAAGGAGTCTTTGTCTCCCAGGGACTCAGAATACCAGATTACGGCTGAGGGAAGAGATAACAAGTCCTCAGGTGATATTGAAAAGCCTTACAATGCAAAAAAGGAGCTGGGATGGGACAATCCTGCCAGAATTACTCATCCTTATTCACATGCAAGATCTCCATCCTGGACTGAAGGGGTTAGCTCCCCAGCTGTACGTAGAATGAAAGTGAAAGATGTTTCACAGTACATGATGGATGCTGCCAAAGAAAACCCAAATCTAGCCCAGAAACTTCATGATGTCTTACTTGAAAGCGGAGTTGTTGCACCTCCAAACTTGTTTGCTGAAATTTATTCAGATGAATTAGATGTGTCAACATTGGAAGCTAAATCGACAGTTGATGAGGAAAATTGGGAGAGAGATAACTTGCAGAGAAAGAAGGGCAGAGATGATCTTGACCGAGCGCACTTCTTGCCTCCCCTGCCATATCATGGTACATGTTCCAAGGGAACTCCACGTGGACAGTTGGGGCACATTGTAGAGGAAGAAGAGCTGGTTTCTCCGAAGAAAGAAGTCCCCCCCATgaagtataataaaaatatgccTGTTGCTGCAGCAgcagctgctgctgctgctgttgttgCATCTTCAATGGTAGTAGCTGCTGCAAAGACTACTGCTGATCCAAATGTTGACCTCCCTGTAGCAGCTGCAGCTACAGCTACAGCAGCAGCTGTGGTGGCAACTACTGCAGCTGTCAGTAAGCAATATGATAATTTGGATTTCTCTGTTAATTCGCCAGAAAGTCCTCCTGCATTTTTTAATCCTTTAGAATGGGTAAGAAGTGATGGAGATGCAGATGCTACTGTTGGTGAGCAGCAGGGAAGTGGTGAACGAGTGCGCGAAGCACAGGGTACAAATTCAGAGGGTGAAAGAATATCAGATAGGTCAACAGGTAGTGCAAAATCCGATTCGATGCTTGATGATGTAGCAGATTGTGAGATTCCTTGGGAGGATATTTCCATGGGAGAACGTATTGGACTTG GATCCTATGGGGAGGTATATCGTGGAGAATGGCATGGAACT GAAGTTGCTGTCAAGAAGTTTTTGGACCAAGATATTATTGGTGAATCCCTTGAAGAATTCAAAAGCGAG GTACGGATCATGAAAAGACTTAGGCATCCTAATGTTGTTCTTTTCATGGGAGCTGTTACTCGGCCTCCAAATCTTTCAATTGTTACTGAATTTCTACATCG AGGTAGTTTGTACAGACTGATACATCGTCCCAACAATCAATTAGATGAACGCAAACGATTAAGGATGGCTCTTGATGCT GCTCGAGGTATGAACTATTTGCACAATTGCACTCCAATGATAGTTCATCGTGATTTGAAGTCTCCAAATCTCCTTGTTGATAAGAACTGGGTTGTCAAG GTATGCGATTTTGGGTTATCAAGAATGAAGCATAGCAcatttctttcttcaaggtcAACAGCAGGGACG GCGGAGTGGATGGCACCAGAAGTGCTGCGAAATGAGCCTTCGGATGAGAA ATGCGACGTATATAGCTATGGCGTCATACTATGGGAGCTTTGCACGCTGCAGCAACCATGGGGAGGGATGAACCCGATGCAAGTTGTTGGTGCTGTTGGATTTCAGCACCGTCGTCTAGACATACCAGACGACATGGATCCTGCCATTGCGGACATCATTAGAAAGTGCTGGCAAAC aGACCCAAGATTACGCCCTTCGTTTGCTGAAATCATGGCTGCGCTAAAGCCTCTGCAGAAGCCTATTACTGGCTCCCAAGCGTCGAAGGCAGTGGCGTCGAGAAGCCAAGAGAAGGGCCAGTCGTCGAAGACTTGA